The window AACCAAAACATACATGCAATATAAGCGTTTTGACAAGTGAAAAACTGAGTAAAAAGAAGCATCTATATGTACTAGTGCAAATGAtagcataataataataataataaaccatattTCAAACCAGAATGTTGAGCAAAAATGTTTGTCCCAtgagccatatatatatatgacaagaAAATTAACCATAAACAAACTTAGCATCATAATCTCTAATCACACGTCCACAACTTAAAGCCATGCCACGTCCACAAAGGTGGTCTCACATCCACAGCTAGCTCCCAAATTAACCATCTGCCAAACCATTCTCTTCAGGGATCGGAAATGCATATAGAAATGTGCGTGGCAATTAGGTACGTAGGAGGTTGCTTCTAGCGCTCGCGCACACAAGATTTAAGCAAATATCTTCACTTCTCAGGGATCAAATCGACTGTACCCTAAATAATAACAATTCAATTATCAATACATACAGATTCAAATTATACGTATATAGTTTAAAAATCAAGAATTAATTATTCCAATCACTAATTAGTAACTTCAATTACGTACGTAGCTGATAGacatattgatcatatatataggcaatatatataaattgtcaGGTTTTAGTTCTTTATGATGTAAATAATTGccaattttaatagtttatggTGCAATTTAGTAAATATATTAACATTTATGGATTCTATGATAACATATATCAGATAATATTAATTCTATAGATTGCAAAAACAGCTACCAAATGCTATTTACGATAAGTGGTACGTACCGATAACTTGTTAAAAACATTCGTCGTAAAGTAGTCGTTCGAACTCAAAATCATCCTCATATTCATACCGACTTCTCCAAATACCTGTGAATGAAAAGAATTAATGAGAcaattagaaaagaaagaaagagaattaATTTGACAACACGgagaaaatgtatatatatatatatatgtatggaaaaTAAATGAGCTGAGAGGGATCGATGGATATAATTCACGATCAGCAAAACAATTCCCAATgctcacattatatataatgccaaatcatatttcatttactttttacttttattattgtttaagaaaatttcattttataacttcaaTTAAAAGCTTTGAGGTTGCATGGGGCTCTCACCTGACGACCACCCTTCATCATAATCTACTTGAATGAATCTGCCATCAATCGCTATGCTGGGGACGCGAGCCACCTTGAgccattcttttccttttttacttttcaactcTTTCATCAACACACGATCACATTTCTCTATCTGCAAAAAACGAAGGGAGGCAGAAAAGCCCTGTTCTGGCATGTACTTGAGCTTTGGACAGTCGATGATGTCCAATTGTACAAGGGAGGTGAGGTGTTGAAACCCCTCGTCCAATGATTTCAAATTTCCAATTGATTCGATACAAAGATAGGTCAGAGTGGTGGGCAGCAACAACTCCCCGGGAAATGACTCCACATGATCTTCTGATTTGTCGCTGCCGATTTTCAACCATTCAATGCAGGGGAGTGTTTCCTTCCATGAGTTTGCAATGAGTTTCTTACATGTCAAGATCTTGATTTTCTTCAGATTGGAAGGCAATCCCTCTTCTGGAAACGACTCAACTTCTGGACAATTTACTAACTCCAAATAACGAAGAGACGGAAGCAATATGTGCATTTTATCCGGCATTAACCTCAAGCTCTCGCAATCTTTGAGAGAAGACATTGCAAGGTTAGGGGCACGCAATCCTCCTTTTGGAAAAGATACAAATTTAGGACATCTCCATATTCCTATTTTTGATATCACTAAATCACCTCCATGTTGTTCTAGAGATTGCAAATTCATGCACCCTTCAATTCGAAAACTCTTCAGATTTGGGAATAGGTCTAATGGAAATGACGTCAGCGAATCACAACAATCCTTCAAGAACAATACTTCAAGGGATGAAAATTGTTGGTCCATGGGGAGCTCACAGTTCTGACAATTGTTGATCGCAAGTTTGGCCAATGAAGGAGGATGTACATGCAACTTTGCTCTCAGCTTGGGGCAATTCATAATATACAACTCCTCAAgttgagaaaaaatttcaacttcattttcaccACCCGAGTGAAGCCATATATCCCAATTCGACATATTCTCCAACCTCAGaaatttcaaacttccaaatggCTTCATTGAAGAATTACTACTATTTCCATAAAACTCTGGACCCACAGTAACAACTTCATCCAACCCTTTAATGTAGAGTTTATTAAGAAAAGGTAGGTGCCCAAGGGGTGGCAAGGCACTACAATATTTGCAATCAATTAATTCCACCTTAGACAATGAAGGAAGCCCTCCTATCCAATCAGGAAAACCTCTACCGCCGTAGTGCCCGATGGAGAGACTTTTCAAGTTTTCATGGGGCTGCAGATTTTCAAGTACACCTCTTTGACTTTCCGGAATACCAAATACTTGATCTAGAGCATTCCATTCTAACACCAACTCCTCGAGGTAAGCCTTATCCTTCAAGCTTGCATCCGAAGCATCATCGGCTGTTCTAACATTTTGGAGCCTTATAATTAAAAGCTTTCCCCGaagattttttagttttctcaATTCTCCAATGCTAGACCCATTGGCACTGTCATGTTTGTTGACGACGAATTTTGACAACGTCTGCAAACAATTTAATCTACCCATTTTTATCGGCATCTCCTTTAAATTGTCAGTTTCATCAATTTCAAGATGATGTAAATTAATGAGTTTCCTCATATCTCTTGGCAATCTATCCAAATTCCAACACCCTGATAACTTCAACGTTTGCAAATTGCACAAATTACATATGGAATCGGGCaacctttttaaatttcttgCGTTTGAAACATCCAAATAACGTAGATATTTCATCTTGCCAATTGAATCAGGCAACTTAGTTAACTCAACATAGCCTAGGGAGAGAACTCTTAAGCACAATAGTGTCCTTGGCATTTTGATTTTCCTCAACCATCTATTTGAAAATCCTAATAAAAGGAAAGTGCGCAATTGTTTGGCCTTTAAAAGACCCTCTTCAATCTTATTCTTAAATTTATGCGAACTTTCATCGAAATATGATAAATAGCGAGTCCTCTTCCCAATTTCGTTTGAACTATCACCCACCAAGTGCGTAACGCCAAATTGCCCAGTCACGAAATTTGCCAAGTCGTTGACAAGATCATGCATTACAAAACCTGAGTTAGTTACACGACTTGTTTGTTGAAATATTGATCTTGATACAAGAGCATCAAAGTAACGCTTGCCAACATCTTCCATAGTTTCTATTTTGGATTGTTGCAGGAAGCCTTCCGCCATCCATAACAAAACTAATTGATCTTTCTCAAAAATATGATCTTTTGGGAATATCGAACAATAAGCAAAgcatctttttaaatatgaggGAAGATACTTATAACTTAACATCAAAGCTGGAAGAATGTTTGTCCCCTCCATGGGAAGATCCCATAAATTGCTTTTCAATATATTCGTCCATCTCTCGACATTTGATTCAGACCACAAGAGATCGCCAATGGCTTTGATTGCTAAAGGTAGACCTTTGCATTTTTTCACAATTTGTGTAcctatttcttttatctttggaTCTGCGTTGGAGCTACCATCACgaaatgcatgtttttcaaAAAGGGACCAGCAATCATTATTTGGTAAATGGTTTAGATAATGAGGTGGAATAGCGTGCATGGCCAATGCAACGCTTTCATTCCTTGTGGTGACAAGGATCTTACTTCCTAGAGTCCCATAGTGCAAGAGTTGGCTTAAGAACTCCTGATGAATGGGTTTATCACTCCAAACATCATCCAAAACAAGTAGAAATTTTTTCCCGTTCAAATTCTTCTGTAGTGTAACTTGAAGCAGCTCTATATCCTCAATGTTACAAGTGGATGAAGTTGCTGCCTCTATAATTGATTGCTTTACCTTGGACACAACAAATTCTTCTGAAACACAAAACCATATTTTGAGGTTGAAATGTTGTTTCACCCTACTATCATTGTATACCAATTGAGCGAGGGTAGTCTTGCCGATTCCCCCCATGCCAACGATGGCAATCACGCACATTTCATTGCCACTCGCATCAGACGAGAGCAATAAGtcaattacttttttcttttcctcatcccTACCAAAAGTGTCGGACTCTCTGACAAAAGAATCGGACAACCTTTCTGGATATTGTTTTCCTCCAAGTACTCCTACTTGTAGACCCATAAAATCCTTTTGTTTTGCTAGATGTTCTAGTCTATCAAGTACCTCTTGAATCTTTGGCTCTAGGCGATGGATAAAAGGATTAAGGAAAACAGAGACGGAGTTTCTAACCTTTCCTGCAGTGGTTTGGAATTCAGCATCCAACTTGCGTCGCAAGGCTTTGGTAGCAATCTCATCCAAGATGTCCTCTGCGTCATAGAGAGTATCTTTCAGCTCATCAATCCAATCTCTCACAAAAGGCTTCGTAAGTTGCTTTTCCTCTGCATCTTCGAGCACTGCATTCACGGACAACACCGCTGTCTTCAATTTTCTTAGGAGTCCTTCGGTTAACTTTCTTCCCTGCATAAAGTCAACAACTTCGGGAGATACCATTTTATCGAAGACCACTCCAAGGACGGCAGAGAGAAATGCCAGTCCCACCTCGGCCATGTTTGCTTCTTTGGAATGAAAGAAATCAAGGGAAATGAAGGAAGGTTTTTTTGCAAACAGCAAAGCAAGATCAAGCGAAAGAACAATGTGAGTGGTTATATTGATCATACACGAAAGAGGGTACAGAGTGAAAGCAAAGCAAAGAATATAGGCATCTTATTGCTTTAAAAAGGAAGTCTTTATTCCTTGCTCTGTTTCTTAATTGCCTTCTTAATGGGGTTTTCTTAAAGAATTAGAATACTTCTTTTCATGGAGACGCAATATTTATTCTCATCGAATAAGATCTGATCTTGCTCTTATTGAGGGATTGGGATTGTTCTTGTCACGGATCTAAATCTACGCCAAGTaaatcctttcttcttcttcctcttctttatttattcttcctaaaaaaaagaaaaaaacttctCAGTTGTTCTTCCTAATCCAGATTCTCTTTTAATGGCccttgtatttttaataaagttggtTTCATAGGAGCATTAATTCCAATACTGAGTTTGCAGCAAAGCCCTACACGCCAAACCCTTCATAAATCTCAACCCAATTCGGTGAATTGTTTGAGATCGCATCAGAAAGCTtggtatttttcttttgggtttctgGGTTTTGGACCAATTTGAAAACACAATTGAAGGTGGTGGTGTACTTGAATATTTCTCAAGAATGAACTAACTGAACATTTTTCTGGTAATATCTCCTACTTGTGTTTCATGACTTTGATCCCTTTGATGGATTCTCCAAAACAATAGACACCAACTGCAGCATGCCTTTGATTTGTATGTAGTAAGTaaattttcttgattcttgCATAGTTGCTGACAAAATGCTGAAACATAGCATAAGTgaggtttttaatttcaaattattcaaatatgtaTTCTGTTATCAAGAAATCATTATGCTTCAATCGAGTAGGCCTTGTAgtggaaaaaaaatgcagagagATGAAATCAGAAGAGAGCGAATCTATAATGGATTGGAGGGAAGAAATGGGTTGGAGGGGAAGAAGAAAtgggaaggaagaaaaaagggaaataaaaatgaaagaaaaaaaaatgcagagagTGAACTGGAATGGTGAAGACTAAATAAAATGGGGGAAGACGATGTGGgaagcaaaaaaaaaggaagcaaaaatgaaaaaaaaaaatacatgacacgTCAAACGGGAAGTAAAAAGGGTAAGGGAGAACGATGGTCGTAGCATTACCCTTTTATCATGTTTCCAGATATCCTATCTCCCtcccatttcatttttttggacAATTTGTGTAATCTTAATTACCTCGAAATAAGAAACAGAGTATCCAAGTAAGCATGTATTTTTTGTGCTTACTAGAACAGAGCAATTAAAAAGTTTTAGTGAAATACATTGTACTATAGTGGAGATAAGATTAGGAAAAAGCCAAGTCATATATATTCTTTCCATGTATggtaatttttgtttctttttacaaTTAATAGATGACAATTTaccattttctcattttgttgtgGTCGAGGTAGGGGTGTAAAACAGCTGGTCCAGACCGGAGAAATCGACCGGACCGACCagttggaccggaccggaccgaccgaataaaaaaaataaaaaatattttatatatatttatataataattatacaattaacaatataaaattttaaatatgttattaatacttgttaatattctataaattaacaatattttatatatatatattcatctagcctattactattaacaatataaaattttaaatatgttattaacacttgttaatattctatgaattaactaatatataatatcaattagttaattatatagtaattatataaattaataatataattttcatctaatttattatccttgaccatataaaatattttttttattgagtttgttacataatctacattaataagtcacttaatttaatttagtattttaaataaattttttttattaattgattttttttaaaaaggccAGACTCAATGGACGGACCAGACCGGGTCCAGTCCCTATGGaatattcggtccatcgccggatcGGGCCATTTGCACCCCTAGGCCGAGGTAATGTTGACagtcacttttttaactttctcacCATTGAAACAGGAAAAATGTTTGAGACAATCGATCCAAGAAATGGAGAGGTGATAGCCAAGATAGATTGCAAAACGTGACAGAGAAGATGTTGAATTAGTAGTTAAGGCTGAACGTCAGGCTTTTGCCCACGGTCCATGACCACACTAGCATGGTTTTGTATGTACATGTTCCAACCTCTAAGTTAAACAATATTGTTCAAGAATGGTTTAATCATGGTAAAACAATTTATCAAGAAGCgaaagcctcgtttgtttttgtagatgagatgagatgagttgagattaaagttaaaagttgaataaaatattattagaatagatatttttaatattatttatgttttgaaatttgaaaaagctaaattgtttattttattttgtgtgagaatttgaaaaaattgtaatgattagatgagatgagttgagaggaattgtgaaaacaaCAAACGAGACtgattattgtttttctttatcttaATTGTTGTAGGAGAAAGGGAGGATAATGATGAAATTTGTTGATTTGATTGAGGAAAATGCAGAGGAACAAGCTACCTTGGGAACAATTAATGGTGGTAAATTGTTCAGTATGAATAAGGTTGTGGACATTCCTCAGGTAGTAAGTTCTCTTCATTACTATGCCAGTGCAGCTCATAAAATACATTGAGAggtattaaattaaaatgtcaCATAAACTTCATGGGTATACTTTGCAAGAACCTATCGGTATCATAGGACATATCATCATCTGGAATGTCTGTTTGATCATGTTCTTTTTTAAGGCTAGCGCTTTAGCAGCTGGTGCACCATGGTCGTCAAACTTGATGAGCAAACTCCTCTAACAGCTCTCTTTTGTTCTCATCTTGCAAAGCTAGCAAGTTTGTGTTACTACTTCATACATTGTTCATATTGCAATGTTGCTCATAGACATAGTGAGTGGCCACTTTCATTTGGTTAAAAACAAAAGCTAGATCTATTAACACAGTTTCATATTTAGAGCATCCAACTGTTATAATTGTTTTGCTTTTCGTATATCGAAAATACGTATTAAAATACAAGGGTCGAAGAGACAATGGCAGTGAGCAAGAGAGG is drawn from Juglans regia cultivar Chandler chromosome 5, Walnut 2.0, whole genome shotgun sequence and contains these coding sequences:
- the LOC108988716 gene encoding putative disease resistance RPP13-like protein 1 → MAEVGLAFLSAVLGVVFDKMVSPEVVDFMQGRKLTEGLLRKLKTAVLSVNAVLEDAEEKQLTKPFVRDWIDELKDTLYDAEDILDEIATKALRRKLDAEFQTTAGKVRNSVSVFLNPFIHRLEPKIQEVLDRLEHLAKQKDFMGLQVGVLGGKQYPERLSDSFVRESDTFGRDEEKKKVIDLLLSSDASGNEMCVIAIVGMGGIGKTTLAQLVYNDSRVKQHFNLKIWFCVSEEFVVSKVKQSIIEAATSSTCNIEDIELLQVTLQKNLNGKKFLLVLDDVWSDKPIHQEFLSQLLHYGTLGSKILVTTRNESVALAMHAIPPHYLNHLPNNDCWSLFEKHAFRDGSSNADPKIKEIGTQIVKKCKGLPLAIKAIGDLLWSESNVERWTNILKSNLWDLPMEGTNILPALMLSYKYLPSYLKRCFAYCSIFPKDHIFEKDQLVLLWMAEGFLQQSKIETMEDVGKRYFDALVSRSIFQQTSRVTNSGFVMHDLVNDLANFVTGQFGVTHLVGDSSNEIGKRTRYLSYFDESSHKFKNKIEEGLLKAKQLRTFLLLGFSNRWLRKIKMPRTLLCLRVLSLGYVELTKLPDSIGKMKYLRYLDVSNARNLKRLPDSICNLCNLQTLKLSGCWNLDRLPRDMRKLINLHHLEIDETDNLKEMPIKMGRLNCLQTLSKFVVNKHDSANGSSIGELRKLKNLRGKLLIIRLQNVRTADDASDASLKDKAYLEELVLEWNALDQVFGIPESQRGVLENLQPHENLKSLSIGHYGGRGFPDWIGGLPSLSKVELIDCKYCSALPPLGHLPFLNKLYIKGLDEVVTVGPEFYGNSSNSSMKPFGSLKFLRLENMSNWDIWLHSGGENEVEIFSQLEELYIMNCPKLRAKLHVHPPSLAKLAINNCQNCELPMDQQFSSLEVLFLKDCCDSLTSFPLDLFPNLKSFRIEGCMNLQSLEQHGGDLVISKIGIWRCPKFVSFPKGGLRAPNLAMSSLKDCESLRLMPDKMHILLPSLRYLELVNCPEVESFPEEGLPSNLKKIKILTCKKLIANSWKETLPCIEWLKIGSDKSEDHVESFPGELLLPTTLTYLCIESIGNLKSLDEGFQHLTSLVQLDIIDCPKLKYMPEQGFSASLRFLQIEKCDRVLMKELKSKKGKEWLKVARVPSIAIDGRFIQVDYDEGWSSGIWRSRYEYEDDFEFERLLYDECF